The DNA window GGCTCTGGCCGTACTGACGCGGCGGTACCTGCTGGGCTGCCTGGTCGCGGTGACGACGGGCCTCGTGGTGGCGGCGCTGGGTGCGCAGAGCACGTTCATGAACGGGACGACCTCGTTCCTTGGCGTCAAGGCGCTCTTGCTCGGGCCGCCGGTGATCGTGGCGGTGTTGGCGGCCATCGACGTGGGGCCGCGCAAGCTCCGTTCGCTGGTGTGGCCACTCCGCCCGTGGCACGCGCTCGTGGGCGTCGTGCTGGTGTTGGGTGCGGCGTACTACCTGCTGCGGTCGGGCAACTACGGGCTCGTGCCGGACTTCGAGCTGGTGTTGCGGGACCGGTTGGACGAGCTGATGTACATCCGGCCGCGCTTCAAGGAGGCGCTGCTGGGCTTCCCGGCCCTGTTCGTGGCCGCCCAGTGGAAGGGCGACGCCCGCTGGCTGTGGGCAATCGTGGCGACAGTAGGGACGGCGAGCGCGGTGGACTCGTTCGCGCACTTCCACACCCCAGTCCTGGCGGCGCTGCTTCGTACGGGCTACACGATCGTGATCGGGCTGGTGCTCGGGTTCGTGATATCCCTTGTGGTGAAGGCGATCGTGAAGAGAGTGCGCGCATGAAGCTAGTGATGCTCGGCTACTTCGGCTTCGGAAACGCAGGGGACGAAGCCATCCTGGCCGCGGAGCTCACAGCCCTCCGCACTGCCCTCGGCGCCGAGACCACCTTCATCGCGGTATCAGGCGACCCAGCGGAAACCCGAGCGACCCACGGCATCGAGGCGGTCTCGCGCACGGACTTCCGCGCATTGATCACGACCCTCCGAGGAGCCGACGCGCTGATAGCCGGAGGGGGCAGCCTCCTCCAAGACGTGACCAGCGCCCGCCCGGTGGCGTTCTACGCGGGGACCATGCTGATCGCCCGAACCCTCGGCAAACCAGTCTTCGTGTACGCCCAAGGCCTGGGCCCCATCACTCGCGGCTTGAACCGCCGCCTAGCCGGCTGGGCGCTCCGCTCAGCGACCTACGTCTCCCTCAGGGACGAATCCTCGATAGCCCTCGCCACCTCCCTAGGCGCTCGCAATGCAACGCTGGTCCCCGACCCCGTCCTGGGAACGACGTTCGCCACCCACCCCCAAGACCGCCTGGCCATAGCCCTCCGCCCCTGGCCAGGCACCTGGCTCCCCGCGGTGAAAGCAGCGTTGACGGACCTGGCCAAGGACACAGAACTGGTCTTCGTGCCGTTCCACGGAGGCCAAGACGTCGACCTGGCCCACTCCCTAGCCACCCCGCTAGGCGCCGAGGTGGTGGAGCCAGGCGACTACGGCAAAACCCTGGAAGCCGTAGCCACGTCCAAAGCCACCCTGGGCATGCGCCTCCACGCCCTCATCACAGCCGCGGCCGCCACCCGCCCCTTCGTAGCCATCGCCTACGACCCCAAAGTGACAGCCTTCGCGCAGCTGACAGCCCAACCCCTAGCAGCAACGCTCCCCGAACCCCCCACCCCCGACACCCTCATCACCCTCACCCGCAAAGCCCTCGAGGGCCCCGACCAGAGTTACGTCGAGACCCTCGAGACCCTCAAATCCGCCACCCAAACCCCCACCCAAGCCGTCGCGTCCCACCTCCGCCAGCAGGCGTAGCAGGGTAGCTATCCGAACGTGACGTCGAACGACATCGGCTTGAACCTCACCGTCCCAGAAGGCTGATATCCCTTCGGCTGGCCAGTGACCCGCCAGACCGGGTGGTAGCTCACCCGGAAGGTCTTCACTGCCTGATCGACCTCGAAGATCGGCCACAGAGTCTGGTTGTCTCCGTCCCAATCGCCCGAGGCTTCGCCGACATTCCGGTACGTGACGCCCTTAGCCTTCGCTGACGACGAGTTCGTGAAGTCTCGCTCGATGCTGAAGCTAAAGTTGTCGTACTCATCTTGGGCGTCGGCAGTTTCCAGGACGAGCCACATCTTGTTCTTGGCTGCCCAGCCCTTCATGGGATGGAACGGAGTCAGCAAAGCATTGACGAATCGGATGGTGTGACTGCCGTCGAACACGAAGGTGGGAAAGCCGGGGTTGACGCTATCGAGGTGGACTTTTCCCGTTGGGTACTGAACGTTCAGCCCCGCTGACAACGCCTCAGGAACCGCATCGGTGACCTTTCCCGTCGTAAACGAGATGGTCTGGACCCGACCACCAGCAGCGATTTCCAGCGTCGCGGAGACTCGGTCCTTAGGAACGGAGACGACCAGGGTGCCCTGACCGTCGAACGGCAAGGCGACCCGCCCCGTCGACGTCACCAGAGTGAGTGCGCCCGAGACCTGAACGATCTTCTCCTTGGGAAAGGGATCGTCACTGGTGTTGTAGTCCTCGCCTCCGATGTAGACCTCGGACCACATACCGTCAGACACGCTGAACTCGCCCACCAGGAACACCTCGTTCGGGGCCGCAACCCGCGTTCCTTCGCGAGTCTTGACCCGCCCCGTTGTCCCTGCGGCTCCGAGTTGGTACTTGCGATTCGGCGTCTCCACCGGTGAGCTGTCGAGCTTGAAGGGCTTCTCGATCTTGACCGTGTCGACGAGAGAGACCTGAGAGTCTCCCTCTCCCGCGGTCGTCAGCCCGATGAAACCCGCACCCGCCGACGGAGGCGGCGGAGCAGCGACCTTGTCAGCGTCGTCCGGCGAGGTCTTGCCGTCGGGGCGGAAGAGGACGGCTCCTGCCGGGATGTTGGACCCCTTCGCGTTGGCGGACGGGTCGATCAGTTGGTAGCCGCCTTCGATGGCCGCGCTCTCGAACTTGTACGTGTCCCAGACGCCACTCCCCACCGCGTCCGGCGAGTCCGTGCCCGTCTGCCCGGCGGAGTCGGACTCCGGCTCCTCGGTGAAGTGCCGAGCCGGCCCGCAGAACGCCAGCTGGTCGATGTCCTTCGACTCCTCACCCTTGCTGAAGTAGCACCGGGCCTCCTTGTGAACGGTCACCCGTTCCTCGGCCAGGTCGGCGCGCCAAGACTCCTCGACCTTCTCGAGGAACTGGTCAGGATCCTTGACCTGTTCGCCCATGACTCGCACCGACCCACCGCTGCAACTCGTGGCGAGTAGCGCGGCAGCCAGCAGGACGACTGCGATGGATCGGTGTCGGACAGCGTTCATCTCGGATCAAACCCCCGAAGACGGCATACGTGGGCAGACATCGTAAGTCGAAACAGAGAGGTCGTGGGCGGCCCTACGTATGAGCCTGTGGACAACCAGTCGGGTCCGACACCGTTGTTGTGCCGACGCTGGTGTCGTAGGCGCCAAGGTCGTCGAGTTGAGCTGTCAGCGCCTGCTCGTAGACTGCGGTCGCCCCGATCCAAGGCCGCCATCGGAGGCGAATAGTCTGGTTACGCCCGTTTTGATCATGTCTTCTCGCGCCGAACCACTGCTCGAAGCTGAGACGAGGCCGACCGGGTTACCCACAACAGGGGGACCCGGGGGCAGCGCGAGAGGCGCCGAGACGCTTATCGTGACTACAGCCGGCAAGCAACCGAGAACAGTAAGGTCATGACGGAGCCAAACGAAGCCACCACGCCTCTCTCCCGGATGCGCTTCTCGTGGCAACGGGGGTCGGGTCGTCCTGGTTCTCCCACCGCGCCCGAGGAGGTCGACGACCGCGACCTCGGGGACGAGGACGCCTGGGCGCCGTCTCCTGCGCAACCGGGGTCCGATCGGCAGGACCAGGACGACGAGCTCGCTGAGCCGGATACCTGGACCCATGACGAGTTGCCCGAAACGACCTCGGAGTTCTCCAACGGTCGCTCGACCGTCACCGCGGATCCCGTCCCGGACCAAGACCTTCCCGACGGTCCGCACGGCGCACCCCCTCCGCCGCCACTGGACGAGCCACCCGCTCCGGGTCCGAAGTACGACCCGGCAGCCCGCCGCTCAGTCGAGGCGCGCACGCCTCCCGGGCGATCGGAGCGACCAGGGCGACCAGCGAAGACAGCCCAGAACCGTAGTGAGTCCAAGGATCGGCAGAAGGCCAGGGGTAGCAAGGAAAAGTTCTCAGTCCCGCCGCCGGGCGGTCGGTTCTCTGGGGGGCGCAGCGCGCACGTCGGCCTCCGCATCGCGCTGATCCTCACGACGTGCCTGCTCGCCCTGGGCGTTGTCGCCTACATCGCCTTCTCGTTCGGCGTCGCCACGATGCGGGAGAACCAGTACCGGCTTTCCGATGCCGATGTCGCGCGCTACAACCTGACCGACTTCCCGCTCGAGCAGGCAGGAAGATTCGCCGCGGACTACGCGCGACTTTGCCTGACGCACTCGTCGACTCCGGGTGCTGTCGAGCAGCGGCAGAACAGGCTCGCGCGGTTTGTCTCGGCGGGCACAGATGCAAGTTGCGGTTGGAACGGGACTGGGGTTCAAACCGTCGCTGACGCCAGTTGGACGGGATCCTCGGAGCCGATCGATCTGTCCGGCTATGAGGGCCATGCCCGAATGATGCTGGTGAGAGTTCTGACCAGTGCCGGTAGCCGCATCGTGTCGGTGCCCGTCTACGTTGCGGACCTTGCCAGGGCTGACGGAATGCGAATCGTCGGCGACATCGGAGAGATGCCGCAGCCGCGGCTGGCGAATCCGCCCGAGGCCTCCGCGCCTGCCGCAGCGGACAGCGCCCTCGGAGAGGCCCTCGTCCAAGGCGAGTTCTTCCGGCAGTTCTTCGACGCCTGGGGATCGTCGACCAGCGCCGCCTTGCAGCGCTTCGTGACTCCCGATGCCCTTCCTGAGGCGCGATCCGGCCTCGGGAACACGTTGTCCTCCCCCAAGATCGACAAGGCTCTGGTGTTCCTCCCGGCAGGCGTCGACCTGAACGACACCGAGTTCGAGTGGCGAACGGGAATGGTGACCGAAGCCTGGGTCTGGGTGGTGTGGAGCAACACGGCCGCCGGCAAGACCGCGACCGAGCGACGGGCGTACCGACTCCAGTTGGTCAAGACGACCCAGGCGGCAAGCCCAGCTCAAGAGTGGGCGGTCAGGGACATCAGAGGGGGTGTGCCTGATCTCACCACGGATTGATCCACGAATCGCCCCAGCAACGTACGTCGTCTGTATCGGAGGGATGAAGTGAAAGAGCAAATCTACTTGAGCCTGAATCTCCAGGGCTTCTTTACGAATATCAAGGACCTGCTCAACGGTGTTGCCGGCGTCGCGATCACCATCGCAGTGATCATCATCGGATTCAAGATCATGTTCGCGATCAGGAACGGCGACAACGTGCGGTCCGCGATCCAGAACATGGGCGTGGTCGCCTTCGCGGCCCTCCTGATCGGTGGGGCGGCGGGCATCGCGAGTCTGCTGCAAACGATCGGTCAGCAGATCGCCAGAGGCTGAGTCCGACACCGGGGTGTAAGGGAGGCATAGCGAGACATGGCCGATCCGGTCCAACAGTTCACCGCTTTCGACCACACTGACCTCGAGCGTCGTCGGAAGAAGCTGTGGAACCTTGCCGAGGGCGTTCCGCTGACGATCGTGGGCGGTATCGATCTGCGTGCATTGGTCGTGGCTGCGGTTTCGCTGTTGGCGCTGCTCGGCTTGCTGATCCTGCTTAGTCCTCTGCCGCTCATCGAGTTCGGTTTATGGACGATTCTGTTCTGCGTCGCGCTCGCGGTAGGGATCTATCTCCTCTGGCCACGCCGGTGGCGGAATGGCCTCACCACCGAACAGAACCTACTCGTCGCCGCCGACTTCCTTTTCCTCCAACCGCGCCGGATCCACGGCCTGGCGGCCGACGTGGAGCCGGACGTCGTGCACTGGCAGGTCATCCTCTGGCAGCCAGGCGGGCGTAGGTGGCGGCTAGGGCTCGCTAACTCGCGCGCGAAGCGACAACTGATTCGCTGGCATCCAGACGACCTCCTCCTCTCCGAGTCACCGGCAGGGAAGGGATCGAGGAACCGATGAACATCTTCGTACTGCTTCCCATCGGCGCCGTTGTCGTGGTGGCCATCGGCGCGTTCGCGATCTTCGTCCTCAACGTCGGTGGGAACGACGAGAAGGCCAAGGAGGAACGCAAGCGCGCCAGCGAGCCGCGGACCGAGCGTGAGCGGCTGCCGTACCGGTACGGCGACGACGTCATCTTCATCTGGGGCAAGTCCGTCTGGACTGGCTTCTTCGTCACGACGACGACGGACGAGCACATCGCGAGCGACGACCTCGTGCCGGAGGCCCTCAAGCTCCCGCGGATGCTTCACCAACTCGCCCGAGAGTTCCACCGGCCTCAGTTCCAGGTCATGCTCATTCCTCGGCGCCCCGACCTCAGCGGCTGGACGTTCGACCTGCTCGAACGCGTCTGGAACCCGACCGAAAACTTCCGGAAGTTGATCAGGCGTGAAGCAGACCGCGCGATCACCTTCGGCCGGCTGAGCGCCCAGTACGACGTCTTCTTCCTCATGCGTGTCGGCCAGCTCTCGGAGAGCCGAACCGGTGGCAGCGCCGCGGTCGCGGCGATCGCCGACCAGGCGACGGGCGTCCACGACGAGTACCTCGACCCCAATCTCGTCGCCGAGTGGCACGAGAGCGCCGACGAGGTCTACGCCGTGGCGATCGACTCCGGCGTCGGTGTCCAGCCGATGCTGCGGCGCGATCTCGTTCGCATCATCCGTACCTGCCTCTTCGGCCACCTGCCCGTTCCCGAGGACGATGCTCTCGACCGGCGGCCCTGGGGACCGCACGAGTTCGAGCTCGCCGCCGACTTCCGCGCGCCCAACCACAAGAGCCGGCTCGAGGTCACCGTCATCGACGACGAGACCGGCGAGGACCGTACGACCTACCTCTCGACGCTCGTCGCGACTGGCTGGCCGGACGCGATCCGGTTCGCGAAGTCACGCGCCTGGGGTCGCATCCTCAAGCGCCTCGACTTCCCGGTCGTCGTCTCCTGGCGTGGCCTGCTCCTCCCGCCGGAGGAGTTCCGCGATCGTGGCAAGAAGATCCGCGCCAACCTCGAGGACGAGGCGCGCGACATGGAACGTGCCCACGCGCGCGTCGACTCGCTGTTGGTCGAGCAGGTCGAACGAGCCAACCATCTCGTCGACGAGCAGGACAGCCGTCCGTTCCCGGGCATGGAGTCCCAGCTGCTCATCACGATCTCGGCGCCGAGCGCCGAGGAACTGGAGAACAGGCGTCGCCGGATCGAGCGACTGTTCGCGAAGTCCCTCGACGCCACCGTGCTCCGGCCCAAGCGACTGCAGTATCGCCTTCTGTACAACGTTCTTCCTGGCGACGGCGACCGTTCGCCGGTCGGCCGGATCGCTCCGTTCCGGCGCCTGCAGGAGCTCGACCAGCTCGGCATCGCACTGCTGACGACCGCCACTCAGGTCGGCGACCGCGCGGTCGCCGGGCGCGACGGCATCACCAAGGGCTGGGAGGGCATCCTCATCGGCCGTACGCGTGACGGCCACGCGCCCGTCCACTACTCGGCGCACTCCTCGATCGCGCGCGAGAACGGTGCGGGCATGGTCATCGTCGGCGCGTCCGGCGGCGGCAAGACGACGCTGGCGCTCAAGATCTTCCACTACGAGTCCGAGGCCGGCGCACGTTGCGTCTTCATCGACCCGAAGATCGATGCCGCGCGGCAGGCGTACTACCTCGCGTTCGGCTCGCAGGTCCTCGACGCCGACTTCATGCGGCACGCCGCGGAGGGCTGTCTCGCCCAGCCGGACTGCCCGTTCCAGCCGATCAACGAGGAGTACTGGCGCGAGACCGAGATCATCGACCCGCTCCGCGGCCGGTCCGGCAACCTCGACCCGTTGCTCACGGCGCAGACGGTCACCGAGGGCCGCATGCACGCGCAGGCGATGCTCGAGATCTTCCTCGGCGAGGTCGCGTGGGGCCGCGTAAGCGGGTACGTCGTGGAGGCGTTCTCTCGCATCGTCAACGAGTACGACCATGCGGTCGCCGCGTACCGTTCCGCCCACCTGGGTGCGACGCGCAACCAGATCGAGGAGCAGGTGCCGCGGCCGACGTCGTGGCAGGTTCTGCAGCTGGTCGTCGACGAGTACGAGCGGATCAAGACCGCTGGCGTCGCGGACACCGAGGTCCGAGACCTGCGGTTCGCCGCGGCCATCCTCGAGGACCTGCGGAAGAACCCGTACGCCCGCGTCGCGTTCGCGCGTGATGCTGCGTCCGCGGTCGACTTCGAGGGTAAGCGGCGGACGATCATCACCCTGCGCGGTCTGCCCAGGGCGCAGGGAAACAGCTCGTCGGCCAACATCGCTCGCGGCATCATCTACCTGGTGACGCGGCTCGGCTTCCAGATGCTGGAGGAGACGACCGAGCGCGATCCGTACAAGGGCTGGCGCCCGCAGATGCTGTTCGTCGACGAGGCGTACAGCGTCGCGAGCACCGGCGAAGGGCGTGACCTCATCAGCTACGTGCTGAAGCAGGGCCGCGCGTTCAACATCGGCGTCGTGCTGATCACCCAGCAGGCAGGTGACCTGGCGCGGATCGAGTCCGACGACGTGGACGCGAAGGCAGCGGGGACGAACCAGATCCACACAGTGTTCGCGTTCCGCCACCACTCCGACGCCGATGCTGCCCAGACGCTGCCGCTGCTGAACCGCATGCCGGACGAGCGCGCGATGATCGAGACCCTGAAGGCGATGCGCGACGGCGAGTGCGTCATGCGCGATGTCGACGGCGAGCTCGCGAGCGTCGAAGTGGACCGCGCGTTCTTCGAGTTCGCGGCCGCGATCCAGAGCAACCCCAACCTCGAGGCCCGGTTCAAGGCGTTCGATCCCTCCCCTGATGTCAACGACTGGCGGACGGTCGAGGAGAGCGCAGAAATGCTCGGCGCCGAACGAGGTAGCGCGGACGAAGACGTGGACGCTGAGTCGGAGGTCGAGTCGCCGGGAGGCGTAAGTCAGGGGGTCTCAGCGTGAGGTCGGGCTGGGGGCGACTACGTAGGGCGGGCTCTCCGCTGCTGTTCGTCCCGTCGCCGAAGACGTCACGCCAGCGTCGACGTCTGCGCGCCGGCGCCCTGATGGTGGCTCGCGTTGTCACGGCAATCGCTGTCCTCAGCGGGACACTGCTGGGCGTCACCTTGGCTGTGCAGCCAGCCCGCGCCGCAGACCTCCAATGCTCTGTGGGCGCAGCTGACCAGCCCACCAACCTCGGACCCGAGAAGTTCAACGCTGGCACGACGGCCTGGGTGCCTCTCATCGCCACCGAAGACGTTCAAGTCGTGGAGAAGTCTGACGAGTATACGAAGAAGGGGGCGCAGTTCCAGCCGAGCGATCACACCTTGTGGGAGGTCGTTGGACCCAGAGGCTTGAAGTGGTCCTACTCGCCTCAGGGGCTCAAGGAATCGTCGAAGAAGGAATTCAGTCGGGATAATCCGGAAAGCAACTTCGAGGACAAGTGCTCCCTCGTGGACGTCTCCGGCGTTGCTATCGCGCAGATGATCTGGGAATTCAGCCGCTTCCTCGCGGGACTTACCATTGGCCTCAAACAGATCGCGACCGCCGAGGCGCCATTCAAGCCTTTCTATGATGAGCAGAGTCGGCTCGTCAACGGGCTGCGAGACGGAATATTCATTCCTTCGCTCGCTCTAGGGGTCTTGATCACCGGACTGTGGGTTCTGTCCCGTGTGCACCGGCGCGCCGACTCCCGCGAGACGTATGCAGGTGTCATCGGGGCAGCCGCCATCGTCGTTCTGCTGTCTGTCGTCCTGTTTGGCAACAACTACCGCGACCTGACCACCGTGGTCGACAGCTATACCTCGACGTTCAATAATGGGGCTCTGAACCTCCTTGTCGACATGGATGAGAGTGAGGAGCCGGAGAGCCCGTGTTACCTCTCTGTCGTGACTGTCGGGTCGGGCTTTACCGCTCCCTCGTCGGACAAGGACGACGACCCCGGTGGAGGTAATGCGCAGACTTACAATCGCGGCACGCGGGTTTCGACCTGCATGCTCTACAAACTCTTGCTGTACAACTCGTGGGCGAATGGTCAGTACGGCTCTGATGATGCATTGTTGGTGAACGATCTTCACTACAACGGCGACCAGATAAGGGATCCAAACGGTTACTGCGTCGAGTCGCCCTACCGGTGCAAGTCGGGAACGCGCCCGGACGGCGGCAAGATCAATCTTGGTGTACAGCAGGTCATCGCCCAGGCGTATACACGGAACGAGACGCTCAGCCTTCCTGTCGACGCGAAGAAGCGCTATCCGCCCGAATCAGAGCCGAACCGTCTCCAGTTGTGGAAAGCCGTACAGTACGGTGTCGCCGAACATTATTCGCAGCACTATGCGACATGGAAGGGCGTTGAGCCGACAGGGCGAATGGCGACAGCAATTGGCGCCGCGGTGATGAATCTGATCGTCCTCGTCGCGGTCGGTCTTATCGCGATCCTCACCATCTTCTGGCATGGCGTCCTGTTCATAGCCTGGATCTTGCTACCGATCGTGGCCGCTGTGGCGATCTTCCCGCCGGCGCGACGATATTTACGTGCGGTCGTCGGCATCATGGTGCAGGCCGTCTTCCTCCGGTGTGTCTTCGGGCTCGTCCTCGTGGTGCTTCTCTCGGTCATGAACGCGATCCAGGTCAGCCAGGGATCTACCGCGCTCAAGATCATTCTCATGATCATCGCGGGGTTCGCGATCTGGAAGCTCCTGAGTGCTCTACGCAGCGGTCAGCTGAGCCCTCGGATCGCCCAAGAAGCCGCCCAGATGGGTGTACTCCCCTCCGACGAGGGAATCGACCGGACCTTCCGACGCGCACGCGCCGGGGCAGCTGGGCTCGCTGCGTCTACAGCTCGCACAGCCGGGCGCCGGGTGTACGGCAGTTGGGCCGGCGGCAGGGAGGCGGCGGCCACGGCGAGGACCGAGTCCCCTCACGACAGCAGATCGGCGGAGTACAGGCAAGAAGTGGCGACGGCCAGGCAACGTGGGCGTGTCCAGGGCGGTCGCTCGGCGACCTCGTTGGGCCGCATACGGCAGCAAGCGGAGAACCAGGCGGTATCAAGGACGCAGCGCGACATCCGATACGCAC is part of the Tenggerimyces flavus genome and encodes:
- the csaB gene encoding polysaccharide pyruvyl transferase CsaB is translated as MKLVMLGYFGFGNAGDEAILAAELTALRTALGAETTFIAVSGDPAETRATHGIEAVSRTDFRALITTLRGADALIAGGGSLLQDVTSARPVAFYAGTMLIARTLGKPVFVYAQGLGPITRGLNRRLAGWALRSATYVSLRDESSIALATSLGARNATLVPDPVLGTTFATHPQDRLAIALRPWPGTWLPAVKAALTDLAKDTELVFVPFHGGQDVDLAHSLATPLGAEVVEPGDYGKTLEAVATSKATLGMRLHALITAAAATRPFVAIAYDPKVTAFAQLTAQPLAATLPEPPTPDTLITLTRKALEGPDQSYVETLETLKSATQTPTQAVASHLRQQA
- a CDS encoding conjugal transfer protein, producing MRENQYRLSDADVARYNLTDFPLEQAGRFAADYARLCLTHSSTPGAVEQRQNRLARFVSAGTDASCGWNGTGVQTVADASWTGSSEPIDLSGYEGHARMMLVRVLTSAGSRIVSVPVYVADLARADGMRIVGDIGEMPQPRLANPPEASAPAAADSALGEALVQGEFFRQFFDAWGSSTSAALQRFVTPDALPEARSGLGNTLSSPKIDKALVFLPAGVDLNDTEFEWRTGMVTEAWVWVVWSNTAAGKTATERRAYRLQLVKTTQAASPAQEWAVRDIRGGVPDLTTD
- a CDS encoding TrbC/VirB2 family protein, whose product is MKEQIYLSLNLQGFFTNIKDLLNGVAGVAITIAVIIIGFKIMFAIRNGDNVRSAIQNMGVVAFAALLIGGAAGIASLLQTIGQQIARG
- a CDS encoding ATP-binding protein, with amino-acid sequence MNIFVLLPIGAVVVVAIGAFAIFVLNVGGNDEKAKEERKRASEPRTERERLPYRYGDDVIFIWGKSVWTGFFVTTTTDEHIASDDLVPEALKLPRMLHQLAREFHRPQFQVMLIPRRPDLSGWTFDLLERVWNPTENFRKLIRREADRAITFGRLSAQYDVFFLMRVGQLSESRTGGSAAVAAIADQATGVHDEYLDPNLVAEWHESADEVYAVAIDSGVGVQPMLRRDLVRIIRTCLFGHLPVPEDDALDRRPWGPHEFELAADFRAPNHKSRLEVTVIDDETGEDRTTYLSTLVATGWPDAIRFAKSRAWGRILKRLDFPVVVSWRGLLLPPEEFRDRGKKIRANLEDEARDMERAHARVDSLLVEQVERANHLVDEQDSRPFPGMESQLLITISAPSAEELENRRRRIERLFAKSLDATVLRPKRLQYRLLYNVLPGDGDRSPVGRIAPFRRLQELDQLGIALLTTATQVGDRAVAGRDGITKGWEGILIGRTRDGHAPVHYSAHSSIARENGAGMVIVGASGGGKTTLALKIFHYESEAGARCVFIDPKIDAARQAYYLAFGSQVLDADFMRHAAEGCLAQPDCPFQPINEEYWRETEIIDPLRGRSGNLDPLLTAQTVTEGRMHAQAMLEIFLGEVAWGRVSGYVVEAFSRIVNEYDHAVAAYRSAHLGATRNQIEEQVPRPTSWQVLQLVVDEYERIKTAGVADTEVRDLRFAAAILEDLRKNPYARVAFARDAASAVDFEGKRRTIITLRGLPRAQGNSSSANIARGIIYLVTRLGFQMLEETTERDPYKGWRPQMLFVDEAYSVASTGEGRDLISYVLKQGRAFNIGVVLITQQAGDLARIESDDVDAKAAGTNQIHTVFAFRHHSDADAAQTLPLLNRMPDERAMIETLKAMRDGECVMRDVDGELASVEVDRAFFEFAAAIQSNPNLEARFKAFDPSPDVNDWRTVEESAEMLGAERGSADEDVDAESEVESPGGVSQGVSA